Proteins encoded together in one Anaerococcus murdochii window:
- a CDS encoding PTS sugar transporter subunit IIB, with translation MVGIILASHGAFAEGIKESAQMIFGAQDKFEAVVLKPSMGPDEFRANLEAAIKKVDSEQILFLCDLWGGTPFNQSSAVFDGHEENWAIVAGLNLPMVIEALSERFTVESSHEIAKVIINSAKDGIKGKPDEINPAEKKAAANEAADSEVEKKVVGGTIPEGTVLGDGKIKIGLARIDTRLLHGQVATTWTKTVGPDRIIVVSDKVAHDELRKSMIMEAAPPGVKVHVIPIKKMNEIDKDPRFGLTKALLLFETPQDVLEYVEGGGELSEVNLGSMAHSKGKVVVTNALAMGPEDVETLEKLKAKGIKFDVRKVPADRAENLDSLLQKAKSELNI, from the coding sequence ATGGTAGGAATCATCCTTGCAAGCCACGGGGCTTTTGCAGAGGGGATCAAGGAGTCTGCTCAAATGATTTTTGGAGCTCAAGATAAGTTTGAAGCAGTTGTTCTCAAGCCTTCCATGGGTCCAGATGAATTTAGGGCAAATCTAGAGGCGGCTATTAAAAAAGTCGATTCAGAACAAATCCTATTTTTATGCGACCTTTGGGGCGGCACACCTTTTAACCAATCTTCAGCTGTTTTTGACGGCCATGAAGAAAATTGGGCTATTGTCGCAGGTCTAAACCTTCCTATGGTAATCGAGGCTCTATCTGAAAGATTCACAGTTGAATCTTCTCATGAGATTGCCAAGGTTATTATAAATAGTGCCAAGGACGGCATTAAGGGAAAACCTGATGAAATTAACCCAGCAGAGAAAAAGGCAGCAGCAAACGAGGCGGCAGATAGTGAAGTCGAGAAAAAAGTTGTTGGAGGAACTATTCCAGAAGGCACAGTTCTTGGCGATGGCAAGATTAAAATCGGCCTTGCTAGGATCGACACAAGACTTCTTCACGGCCAAGTTGCAACTACTTGGACAAAGACAGTTGGTCCTGACAGGATTATCGTCGTTTCAGACAAGGTAGCCCACGATGAGCTTAGAAAATCAATGATTATGGAGGCTGCTCCTCCAGGAGTTAAGGTTCACGTTATTCCAATTAAGAAGATGAACGAAATTGACAAGGACCCACGTTTTGGTCTAACCAAGGCTTTGCTTCTATTTGAAACCCCACAAGACGTTCTAGAATACGTTGAAGGTGGCGGAGAACTTTCTGAAGTCAACCTCGGTTCTATGGCCCACTCTAAGGGCAAGGTTGTTGTGACAAACGCCCTTGCTATGGGCCCTGAAGATGTGGAAACCCTTGAGAAATTAAAGGCTAAGGGCATCAAATTTGATGTTAGAAAGGTGCCAGCTGACAGGGCTGAAAACCTAGATAGCCTTCTTCAAAAAGCGAAATCTGAATTAAATATATAG
- a CDS encoding DUF956 family protein: MISSKNNKVDLNAKGNYLKNFTSRGDIYIGDKAFEYYNEKNPRDYIQIPYSEISLVGVRLLFGKKILRFKICTRSNGDFEFNSSNNKKILLLLQTYLGKEKIRKIPSILDKLKDKNKK, encoded by the coding sequence ATGATATCAAGTAAAAATAACAAGGTGGATTTGAATGCAAAGGGAAATTATCTAAAAAATTTCACTAGCCGAGGGGATATTTACATTGGGGATAAGGCATTTGAATATTATAATGAGAAAAATCCAAGAGATTATATACAAATACCATATTCAGAAATTTCCCTAGTTGGGGTAAGGCTCTTGTTTGGCAAAAAGATTTTAAGATTTAAAATTTGCACTAGAAGCAATGGAGATTTTGAATTTAATAGTTCAAACAATAAAAAAATCCTACTCCTCTTACAGACCTACCTAGGCAAAGAAAAAATAAGAAAAATACCTAGTATCCTTGATAAGCTTAAGGATAAAAATAAGAAATAA
- a CDS encoding PTS mannose/fructose/sorbose transporter subunit IIC: MNFINIILIGLVAFLAGCEGILDQFQFHQPVVACTLIGLVTGHLKEGIILGGSLQMIALGWANVGAAVAPDAALASVASAIIMVLALEGGSANATDAINTSITLAIPLSVAGLFLTMLARTLAIPLVHGMDAAAENANFGKIETLSWLAVAMQGVRILVPALALCFIPPAVVTEQLNRMPEWLTGGMAVGGGMVAAVGYAMVINMMSTKETWPFFALGFVIAAIQKLTLIALGVIGVVLAIIYMTLKSLATSNPGGNAGSGDPLGDIINDY, from the coding sequence ATGAATTTTATTAATATAATTTTAATCGGCCTAGTAGCTTTCCTTGCAGGTTGTGAAGGTATTTTGGACCAATTCCAATTCCACCAACCAGTTGTTGCTTGTACCCTAATCGGTCTTGTAACAGGCCATCTTAAGGAAGGTATCATACTTGGCGGTTCACTTCAAATGATTGCCCTCGGTTGGGCAAACGTAGGTGCGGCAGTTGCCCCAGATGCGGCTTTGGCTTCAGTAGCTTCAGCTATTATCATGGTTCTTGCCCTAGAAGGTGGTAGTGCTAATGCGACAGATGCTATAAACACATCTATCACCCTTGCTATCCCACTATCAGTAGCAGGACTTTTCCTAACCATGCTTGCTAGAACTTTGGCTATTCCATTAGTTCACGGTATGGATGCAGCGGCAGAAAATGCTAACTTTGGCAAGATTGAAACCCTATCATGGCTAGCAGTTGCCATGCAAGGTGTCCGTATCCTAGTTCCAGCCCTTGCCCTTTGTTTCATCCCACCAGCTGTTGTCACAGAACAACTTAACAGGATGCCAGAATGGCTAACAGGCGGTATGGCAGTAGGCGGTGGCATGGTAGCAGCAGTAGGTTATGCGATGGTAATCAACATGATGAGTACAAAAGAAACCTGGCCATTCTTTGCCCTTGGTTTTGTAATTGCAGCCATTCAAAAACTAACCCTAATCGCTCTAGGTGTTATAGGCGTTGTTCTTGCAATAATTTATATGACCCTAAAGAGCCTTGCTACATCTAACCCAGGCGGAAATGCCGGTTCTGGTGACCCACTTGGCGATATAATCAATGATTATTAA
- a CDS encoding glycyl-radical enzyme activating protein: MQNEKILIFNIQKFSLHDGPGIRTSIFLKGCPLRCKWCSNPESQNPYVNIFLKDENKTKIDVKKNELNFDQDGYIIEDDLFFDLLKVNGIEENSVKYDQVGRPMDLDRLVEIAMEDKVFYDSSKGGVTISGGEPFMQATLLVELVKKLKAQGLHTAIETTLFTNPENVSKLYPYLDLFIADCKNWNEEVHQIKTGVLNRIILDNLRDVVKNAKDYLIRIPVIPDFNYSKEDAYEFAKLFNDLGIEKVQLLPFHQFGKGKYENYGIKYDYSDKKALVDDDLTDMVKILEGSGIKAWV; encoded by the coding sequence ATGCAAAACGAAAAAATTCTGATTTTTAATATACAAAAATTTTCCCTTCACGATGGGCCAGGCATTAGAACTTCAATCTTTCTTAAGGGTTGTCCCTTAAGGTGTAAGTGGTGTTCTAATCCAGAAAGCCAAAATCCCTATGTGAATATATTCTTAAAAGACGAAAACAAAACAAAAATTGATGTAAAAAAAAATGAGCTAAATTTTGACCAAGACGGCTACATAATAGAGGATGATTTATTTTTTGACCTCTTAAAGGTCAATGGCATTGAGGAAAATAGTGTGAAATACGATCAGGTCGGTCGCCCTATGGACCTTGATAGATTGGTAGAAATCGCCATGGAAGATAAGGTCTTTTATGATTCTTCGAAAGGTGGCGTGACCATTTCCGGTGGCGAGCCCTTTATGCAGGCTACTTTACTTGTAGAATTAGTAAAAAAGCTTAAGGCCCAGGGGCTTCATACAGCCATTGAAACCACTCTTTTTACAAATCCAGAAAATGTCTCCAAACTTTACCCTTATCTCGACCTTTTCATAGCCGATTGTAAAAATTGGAATGAAGAAGTCCACCAAATAAAAACTGGAGTCCTAAATAGGATTATCCTAGACAACCTAAGGGATGTGGTCAAAAACGCAAAAGACTACCTAATAAGGATACCAGTAATACCTGATTTTAATTATTCAAAAGAAGATGCCTATGAATTTGCCAAACTCTTTAATGATTTGGGGATAGAAAAGGTCCAACTCCTTCCCTTCCACCAATTTGGCAAGGGCAAGTATGAAAATTACGGGATAAAATACGATTACAGCGATAAAAAAGCCTTAGTTGATGACGACCTTACCGATATGGTGAAAATCCTTGAAGGATCTGGCATCAAGGCTTGGGTATAA
- the tnpA gene encoding IS200/IS605 family transposase, protein MVFAPKYRRQVIYRQLRKDIGSILRELCSIKGIKIIEAELCPDHIHMLVEIPPKYSISQIMGYLKGKSSLIIFDRHANLKYKYGNRNFWCRGYYVDTVGRNEKKIKEYIQNQLKEDYYADQISIKEYYDPLRERKSNKNK, encoded by the coding sequence ATAGTTTTTGCACCAAAATATAGAAGACAAGTAATATACAGGCAATTGAGAAAAGACATAGGCAGTATACTTCGCGAATTATGTTCAATAAAAGGAATAAAAATAATAGAAGCAGAACTATGTCCAGATCATATCCACATGCTTGTAGAAATCCCACCAAAATATTCAATATCACAAATAATGGGATATTTAAAAGGAAAAAGTTCATTAATAATATTTGATAGACATGCCAACCTAAAATATAAATACGGAAACAGAAATTTTTGGTGTAGAGGATACTATGTAGATACAGTAGGCAGAAATGAAAAGAAAATAAAAGAATATATACAAAATCAATTAAAAGAAGATTATTACGCTGACCAAATAAGTATAAAGGAATACTATGACCCGTTACGAGAGAGGAAGTCAAATAAGAACAAATAA
- a CDS encoding Gfo/Idh/MocA family protein: MKLGIIGAGMIAQEVLTFINQIEGIDPVAIAATPRSEDKLKNLSEKYGIGEYYIDYEKLLVNPDVEVVYVALPNNLHYEVMDKALDAGKDIICEKPFADNVNQALRIFKKAESKGRIVLEAMSNRFIPNALRVKEEISKLGKIKIVSFNYSKYSSRYGRFKAGDIAPAFSLGNAGGALMDLNVYNIDYVVNLFGRPKDVRYFPNIERSIDTSGICLLDYEDFKVVCIGAKDSSASLVNSIQGEDGTIEIPDSLGSFGSYKIKKTGGDYESHNENEDKSRLYYEFVEFEKIIRTRDMDRVEKLKEITLITAETLNQARIEAGIFFPADSEN; this comes from the coding sequence ATGAAATTAGGAATTATAGGGGCGGGGATGATCGCCCAGGAAGTATTGACTTTCATAAACCAAATAGAAGGCATTGACCCAGTTGCCATTGCCGCCACTCCTAGGAGTGAGGATAAGCTAAAAAACTTGTCGGAGAAGTATGGGATAGGTGAGTATTACATAGATTATGAAAAACTTTTGGTAAATCCAGATGTGGAAGTGGTTTATGTGGCACTGCCAAATAATCTCCACTACGAGGTTATGGACAAGGCCCTAGATGCAGGTAAAGACATCATCTGCGAAAAGCCTTTTGCTGACAATGTCAACCAGGCCCTTAGGATTTTCAAAAAGGCGGAAAGCAAGGGAAGGATAGTCCTTGAAGCCATGTCAAACCGCTTTATTCCAAATGCTTTGAGGGTCAAAGAAGAAATTTCAAAGCTTGGGAAAATTAAAATCGTATCCTTTAACTATTCCAAATATTCATCCAGGTACGGCCGTTTCAAAGCTGGTGATATAGCCCCAGCTTTTTCACTGGGAAATGCAGGTGGCGCCTTGATGGACTTAAATGTTTACAATATAGACTACGTAGTAAACCTTTTTGGGAGGCCAAAAGATGTGAGATATTTCCCTAATATAGAGAGGTCAATAGATACATCTGGGATTTGCCTTTTAGACTACGAGGACTTCAAGGTTGTTTGTATCGGGGCCAAGGATAGCTCAGCAAGCCTAGTAAACTCAATCCAAGGTGAAGACGGGACTATAGAAATCCCAGACTCTCTAGGTTCCTTTGGATCCTATAAGATTAAAAAAACAGGTGGGGATTATGAAAGCCACAACGAAAATGAGGACAAATCAAGACTCTACTACGAATTTGTAGAATTTGAAAAAATCATAAGGACAAGGGATATGGACAGGGTAGAAAAACTAAAAGAAATAACCTTAATCACAGCCGAAACCCTAAATCAAGCCAGAATAGAAGCAGGAATCTTCTTCCCAGCCGACAGCGAAAATTAA